The genome window TCTGGTACGAATGCTGGCATGGACGATTTCGACGTCGACTCGTTCCTCAGTCAATTTGTTGATTCTTCGCAAGCTCCCGGTGGAGGCGTCACGAGTCCGACACCGAACAACGCATATGGCGAATCGCCCTCGTTTGCCTTTTCGcctgccaccaccgctgcGTTCCTGCATGGCGCTGCAACATCCGCATCGGATCTACCATACGCTCAACAGCTCACGTCCAAAGCCGAGTCGGGCACCagctccaacagctcgagtAGTCGCTTGAATGGTAAAGCGGATTCCAACGCGCCCAAGAAGAGGAAACCCTCCACGTCCGGCGTCGAACTCGCCGTCGATGTCGATATGCCCGATAGACCGCTTAAAAAGTCGGGCAGGAAAGCTTGACTGCTTTTTACACACGCTTGGTGGTTGCTTTTCGTTTGAGCTTATGTATTTCTATCGTCCGAGGCCAATTGCTGTTTATCAACCactcgaatcgtgaatcatgaatgtcACAAGCAACGTGGTTTTGCAATCGAGGTGATCCGATCGACGTAGGTAGGCTTGCGGATTTTTGGCGTGCATCGAGCAAGGGACGAGGGCGACGGCGCAGAAGCGGTGGACCATTGGGGCGAGTGGATTGCACCATCTGGCGTTGTGCTGGATTGCACGGCTTGGCGAGACGGCGTGTCTGGCAAAGACACGGATGCTTCAGCTTGTCAACATGTTTGGCTTGTAAGCGCAATTggattcgtgcttgcacATGCACTTGGGAATCATGTCGCAGCTGTAGTCGCAGAGGCAGATTCGCTGACTCTATCACGCTCGACGTTTTTGCGATCGCGGTGCATGCTGAATCTCGCCGTGTTGCGCGTGATTCTCGCGAGTCGGATCGCGTGTTGGCTCGACGTGCGCAAACATGGagatgctcttgctgcaAACCTGCTCGTACCGCGACGGCGATGGACCGACATGCACTCGGTTGCACACATGCTTCTGCGCTCGCACCACGTCTCGCGAACGAGCGTGTTGACCAGCCTCGATACGGTCTTGGTGTCGACTGTCGGTAGTGGCTCTTGACTTGTATACGCTCTTGAGATGCGACATGGTATGCGGCGGAATGACTTCGGACCGTCGATATGCATGCCAAATTCGAGTAAAAGTAAACGGGTGACTAGCGCCATGTCACGCACGACACGCGTCGTCGACTGTACGATTGCGCATGCGTCACTCGCACCGAATAGCCTGGCGCGCTTCGCGATGCGAGCAAGCCAGCGTGCTACCTACACAGCCGCGTATCGACGAATTGgcttgcattcacgattgtaaTTCCACGATACATGCACGTGAACCAAGCCTGCCGAGAGCGAAACAAGACGTTGGTCTCCACTCAAGCCATGAGACGAGCGCGGCGATCGCGCGTATGTAGACGAGCACGTAGCTGGCCTAGCCACATGACTTGAGCGTGTGCGCGCTATTGGAGCGTCCATGCCGCCCATCGAATAGCGCAGAGTGACTCTCGTGCAAACGAGAGAAGCAAAGCCGAACAGAGGCCAAAGAGCGTTGGGCAAGCCAAAGCGGTGCACAGCAAGCGCGTGTCGTCGCGCGCATACCGCAGTCTGCgttgcgtgttgagcgCGATGCGCAACCAAGTGCACCGCACACATCGCCACATCGGCGCATGCCGAACAAACGGAATCAAGTCAATCAACAGACGCGAGACTCAGTACAGCGTCGCTGCTTGTGTTTTGTCACTCGAATTCGTCGTGTGTTGAGCCTGCCACTCTGAGCGGTGGCTCGACCATCGTGCTCGCCGCCGCATACCTTGAGGCTCACACAGCAAGGTGATGCTGGTTTGTGTTTCTCGTGCTCCTGTCTCACCGCCGCTCGAACTCGTCCGTGTTTCCATTTGTCTGTTGGCTCGTTGTCCTGTCGAGCATCAGTCGTCTGCgcgtcattcgtgattgcagcCAACTTGTTGGTAGTGCGCCATTCCGGCGCGCCACTCTTGAACCACTGCTCATCCACGCTCCACAAGAATCGGCAATGATGgcactcgactcgacacTCGTCACTCCTGCAGCGCACCGTGACAGCCTCAGTGCAAGCCCGCTTTCGAGCAAATCCCGAATGCTCATGTTTTGCAACCGCCTTGATTGTTCTATGCGTCAAGAAAGTGGCTTTCGTGCCCAGAAAAAGTAGTTGCATTCGCGCGTGCCAGGCAAGCTGGTCTGCGACTTTGCCAGTGTCCATGCGCGCTTCCACGGCAAGTAGGCTGTACCCCTCACCTCGAAATGCAGTCGTTCCGGCAATGTCGAGTGCTTGCCGTACCACTTTAAGTCGTCTTGAAAGAAATCGACGAGCTCCTGTGGGTTGATGTACTGGTGGTGCGTGTGCGTACCAGGAGTGACGAGACGGAGAACGTCTTCGGCCATAAAGATGGTCAGCAACCACGAGAGAGGGGTGCGCGCGATCGTAGACATGAAAAGATGACCACCGGGTTTGACGAGTTTGTCGAGCGAACGAAGGAACTCGGCAGGTCCATTGACGTGTTCCAGTACCTCCATGGCGCAGACCACGTCAAAGCTGCGATTCTGTGCGACCAGCTCTTCCGCAGTGGAATGCAGGTAGCTCAGCGAAGCGCCGCCGAGAGCGTGACGACGCGAGAGCAGTGCATCTCGTGCAGCGTGTGTTGTGGCAATACCAATGTTGCTTGCgctcgcatcgacgccggTTGTACGTGCACCAAGTCGCGCTAGCGATTCCGAGAGAAGTCCTCCTCCACACCCGATATCAGCGACGTCGAGATTGCGCAGAAATTGCGTCTGCCCCAAGTTGTCCACTGCACTGCGTGCATttgtcgacgacgtcggACCGGTGCACGTTGGCGTCTTGCCCGACCGAGCAGAGACTTGTTGCTGAGCCAGCTCGTAGCCCCATacttcgtcgagcttttcgCGTACAAATTGAATGCGCACAGCATTCATCGCGTGAAGCAGCCCAAACTCGCCATGCTCATCCCACCATTTCGAAGAAAGCCGACTGAAATGCTCGATCTCTGATGCGTGCACTGAAGAGGTTTGCGCGCTCTGGCATGCAACGCCATCGCCAGCGCTGGCAGATGAAACAGGCCGCGAGTCGAGACCATGCTTGGACGATAAAGTAAACGGCCGTGCTGATGCGGTCAGTCTCCTACATGGGTGCACAAAGACAGGAAAGAGGGTCTCAGTTTTACTCTTCGGATCTCCAGCGCCACGTTGTCCAGGAAGGCAAACACTCACTGGCAAACCAAGGCAGCGCTGGGGGAGCGCAAGTGCAAGCGCGCAGTCGACCTAATCGTCGCCGAGTTCATGTCGAGCATATAGTGGCGTGATGAGAATGGACGTTGCAATAATCAAGCAAAACAAGTGGTATAGTAGAAGTACAGAAAGCAAAGGGAAAAGCTACAGAGATGCAGAGAAAAGGCGGAACTGCGATGCGCACAAAAAcaggcaatcacgaatgtgggTGAGAAGTAGGTCAGTCTCGGATGCTCGTTGATCGTTTTagtgttggtgttggtgttTGAATCGAGAACTCGATCGTGCGCTTGGATCAGACTAAGGGAGGATAATAGCGTAAAGGCCTCCACTGCTATCGGTGTTGTCGGCAATGAAATTGCTTTATTACGACTGGTGCCAGGCAGAATCCAATCATCATTCGGAAGCGGTGTGTGGAAGAGAGATGGAGTGGCAACTTACGTTTgagcgatgctgttggtggaagagagGAAAGGAGAGAGTCAGTTGAGCAGAGTTGGCACTAATTCATCTTTGTTCGCGCTGCTTTGCTCATCTGAGAAGAAAACGTGAAACTCACAACAAGAAAAAGCTGCGACGTGCGCTTCGTCGTTgagccactcacgactcgcgaTCGGGAAATACCGATTCGGAACTCTCGCGCGAGTGGATAGCAAACCACTGAAttcatattcgtgattcgtgattggacCCTTGGCCGACATCTCaaagattcgtgattgcattcgtgcttcacgatgtacgattcacgattcacgattcacgattcacgattcgtgattgcagcaTGCTTGGACACACCTGTTGACGTTGGTTGTCACACCACGACGATCAGAACTGCTTGAAAGGGAAGAATTTGGATCGTGTCCGGGTGCTCGTAATGACCTCACCtttcagcagctgctttgGGCACTCAAAGCAACCACCATCGTGCGTCTCgagccaagaagagcacCTCAACGACGCATCCGCCACACCAGCGAGTCGTCGAGCCATCGACGGCATCGACGCGGCCAAATGTGTGTTTTGCAACGTCACGCCTGATCGGTTCAGGATTGTGATCGAAGATGAGAAGCTCATCTGCTTCACCGACCGATCACCTGGCGCAGCGATCCATCTGCTCGTCATTCCACGCAACCACATTGCCAACGTTCAGAGCCTCACGCACAACCACACTGAACTGGTCCGCCAAATGCAAGCACTCGGCAACAAAGCGCTCGATCTAGTCTCCACATCCAACTGCGCGCCGGAAAGAAGATTCGGTTTCCATATTCCACCGATACGCAGCGTCGATCATTTGCACTTACATTGCCTCGAGTTACCGTTCAAGAGCCAGTGGAAGGCCATCAAGTATCGCCTGGCCGAGCCACCAAATCACAACTATATCAAAGGCTGGTCCTGGTTTGTCGAGTGGCAGCAAACGTGCGCCTTGCTGAACGCCGGACGCAAAATCAAGATATCTAGCTGCTAGTATTCAAGTCCCTGACAGATACGATCCTACACGACAGATACCCCACTTACCGCCTTGACAAGATTCTTAGAATTGTCGCACTTGCACACGACATGCAGAATGATTGAGCTACACAAGAACAAGAGTCGCGATATCTGATTTAAAAAGAATAAAATAGTTGCCTCCTAGCCGACTCGAACGACTGACCTCTTCATTACTAGTGAAGTGCTCTACCGCTGAGCTAAGGAGGCTTCGATGTTTACCAGAGATTTATCAGCATATATGATTAGACAATCTTGCACAAGGAGGATTCGGCTAAGTTGAAATCGCAACCGGCTTTGATGGTTCTAAAGATGCCCTTCGAAAGCTTGAGCAGTCAAGCAGGACGAGCGAATCTGTGCAGCCGAGGAATTATCGACAGTGGTGTCCTCTTGAGGTCTGCGCCTACCTATTGCGCCTTTCGGAGAGGgttcgagcgagatggactGGTGCAACGACCAGTGAACTTGACCGCGGCTTGGGGTGGTATGTGCTTAGTTTTACCAAACTGTTGGTCTCGACcggttcgtgattcggtgAATTTCAGGTGTAGAGGCGCAGAAATATACGTCAGACGATTTTGAAGATGTTGTGATCTCACTTGTAACCGAGCACGGTCCGTTTGCTCCGTTATTTAAGTCATGAGCTACTTACGGTGACTTACTTGTACACGTCTTTGTCTTTCAACAAGACCggtgcattcgtgattcacagattggCGTGTGAACCCCTTCAACGCACATATATTCAAGGCAAAAGTAAGACCGCAGACTTCACGATCCGGCACTTTTTTCAGTCCTATCACCTTGATCCGATCTCGCCCTCTTCACTACTTTCAAACTCTTCGCACCATCATGCCGGTCGACAAACCTCGCACGATCCCACCCGAGATTGACATCCCCAACGGCGGCAAGTCGGAACAATTCTGGATCGAGACCGACTACTCGGACAAAACTCGCTTCTGGGCCAAACGCTTCTATCCCACTGACGCCAGTGATGCGCAGGTGCAACCCAAGTCCACTACGATCTTCGTTCATGGCTTTGTGGAGTATGTGGACCGCTATCGCAACATCTTCCGTCTTTGGCCTAGCAAGGGTCACGAGATTCTAGGTTTCGACCAACGTGGTTGGGGAAATACCTGTCGATCCTCATCCGATCCTGTCAAAAATTACGGCAACACCACCTGGCCCCAACAGTTCCAGGATCTCGAGCATGTGATTCGCCAGACACGCCAGCGATTGGATGAGCAATGGGGTGTCAACAAGGTACCCATCTTCCTGCTCGGTCACAGTATGGGCGGTGGCATCGTGACCGCCTTCCACACGCGCAGTCCAGAGTGGATCCAGCAGCACGGCGCCAACAGTCCGTCGCAGGAGGCCAAGGAGATGGTAGCTGGTGTGATCGCAAGCGCACCATGGCTGACGCTCACCAAGCCGCCTCCGTGGTTTGTCGTCTGGGGTGCAACCAAGGTGCTATCGCTGATCCCCGAGATGCACTGGAGCGTGGATCTGCTGGGTAAAAACATCTCCAGAGACCCCGTGGTCGCGAGCAATTTTGAAAACGATCCGCTCTCGGACAAGAAAGTGTATCTCAAGGCGATCCAGGGCCCACTGCAGGGTGGAATCGACATTGTAGACAATGCATACGCTCATTGGCCAGAGTCGAAACCGCTACTGGTGCTCCATGGTACTGCCGATCTGGTCACCAGTTACAAGGGTTCACAGAAACTCGTAGAGCGTGTCAAGGCAAACgacaagacgctcaagctctTTGATGGCTTTTATCAcgatctgctcaacgagCCTGGCCAGGATAAGGTGATCGTGGGAGAATACGTGCTAAAGTGAGTTGCACCGCAGAAAATTGCCAAAAGTGGTCGCGATATGCTACTGACCCCTGACGTTTTCTGACCTTTTCTCATTTTCGTTGATGCCTTGCCTGTCGCAGCTGGTTGGACAGTCACTTGTAGATTGCAACAGCAACTCGACTTTGATCAACAAGATCGCTTCTCATCGTTGTTCTCAGCACGCGAGAGACGCGCGCACTTTACGTAGGTATCCGAGTGTCATGACAGTCACATCGTAGAATGTCAGTGTGCATAACAGCGATACGACTAAACGGGAACAATGACCTTGAGAAGCTGGCGCTCCCACGCGCGCAATCCTTCCGCATCACGTGCCGATTTGAATTGTGCATCGgtcgcttctcgcttcaTTTCGGCAATGGCGTCTGCGAACACGCTCCAATCGATGCAATTGCCGTTGATGCTTGGCTTGTCGTCAGAGGATGGCGTGTTGATGGACCATTCACCTTGACGTGTGCGGGTGAGAGTCTGGACGTGGGCGGCAGAtccagcagcgagcgcaaggTCGTGCACGATGGATCGCACGTATGTGCCCGAAGATACGGTCATCTCGAGTACAAATGCAGGTGGTCCCGCCGGGTCGGCTTGTGACTCGCTGTTTTCCGTGGCTGATGAATTGGCATCTGCAGTCGTTGGTGATTTCTGCCACGAGGTCGTGATGGTCGACGCACTCTCTTCTGGCTCTTGAGGCGCAGTTGCGTCGACCTCCTTAACGGTATCAGTCTGGCCTTCTTTGCGGCCTGCCATATGGAGCACCCTGCCTACCAATGCCTTGTCCTCTGGTGGTACCTCGCGTTGCGGCTCTTTGAATGCGTGCTTGCCAGGCTCTAGCCAGTCGACCAACCGCAACTCGTGGATGGTAACTCTTCGCGCTTCAATAGGCCGAGGCAACGGCAGGTTCTCTCTGGCATACTCGAACAGCCTCTTGCCATCCATCCGTACCGCCGAGTACAGCGGCGGGATCTGCAAAACTGCACCCGTGAATCTGGGCAAGAGATGCGCAATCATCTGCGGTGTAACATGATCGAACGGCTTCCTTGTGAGAATGGGATCGCAAGAGTCGTACGAGGTGGTTGCAGACCCAAGCAGACCAGTGCTTCGATACTCTTTGGTACAGTCAAGGTACTTTTGTAGGTGTTTGGTTCCGTTGCCCACACCAATCACCAAAACACCGTCAGCAAGAGGGTCGAGCGTCCCGCCTTGGCCGATCTTAGGAGCGCCGGCTACACCACCGGCCCATTTTGCTTTCCCTTTGGCGCCAAACTTGCCACGCTTTCGACTCTTATCGTTGACTCGATTACCATCAGCATCTGCAAAGAGTGGCGAGGTTGCGAAAAGGGGCttgagatcgtcgagcagcgacatGGACGTCGGGCCGCTAGGCTTGTTGATTCCAAAAATACCCGATAGCGGGCG of Mycosarcoma maydis chromosome 7, whole genome shotgun sequence contains these proteins:
- a CDS encoding pseudouridine synthase PUS4 (related to tRNA pseudouridine synthase B) encodes the protein MSVQDDVSNNLVAPHTLVVDPPTNHQFQEKTVSKMSAVRPIHNAVRSVTSSAAASASARPLSGIFGINKPSGPTSMSLLDDLKPLFATSPLFADADGNRVNDKSRKRGKFGAKGKAKWAGGVAGAPKIGQGGTLDPLADGVLVIGVGNGTKHLQKYLDCTKEYRSTGLLGSATTSYDSCDPILTRKPFDHVTPQMIAHLLPRFTGAVLQIPPLYSAVRMDGKRLFEYARENLPLPRPIEARRVTIHELRLVDWLEPGKHAFKEPQREVPPEDKALVGRVLHMAGRKEGQTDTVKEVDATAPQEPEESASTITTSWQKSPTTADANSSATENSESQADPAGPPAFVLEMTVSSGTYVRSIVHDLALAAGSAAHVQTLTRTRQGEWSINTPSSDDKPSINGNCIDWSVFADAIAEMKREATDAQFKSARDAEGLRAWERQLLKVIVPV
- a CDS encoding hexaprenyldihydroxybenzoate methyltransferase (related to COQ3 - enzyme of ubiquinone (coenzyme Q) biosynthesis); amino-acid sequence: MNSATIRSTARLHLRSPSAALVCQRLTASARPFTLSSKHGLDSRPVSSASAGDGVACQSAQTSSVHASEIEHFSRLSSKWWDEHGEFGLLHAMNAVRIQFVREKLDEVWGYELAQQQVSARSGKTPTCTGPTSSTNARSAVDNLGQTQFLRNLDVADIGCGGGLLSESLARLGARTTGVDASASNIGIATTHAARDALLSRRHALGGASLSYLHSTAEELVAQNRSFDVVCAMEVLEHVNGPAEFLRSLDKLVKPGGHLFMSTIARTPLSWLLTIFMAEDVLRLVTPGTHTHHQYINPQELVDFFQDDLKWYGKHSTLPERLHFEVRGTAYLPWKRAWTLAKSQTSLPGTRECNYFFWARKPLS
- a CDS encoding acylglycerol lipase (related to YJU3 monoglyceride lipase): MPVDKPRTIPPEIDIPNGGKSEQFWIETDYSDKTRFWAKRFYPTDASDAQVQPKSTTIFVHGFVEYVDRYRNIFRLWPSKGHEILGFDQRGWGNTCRSSSDPVKNYGNTTWPQQFQDLEHVIRQTRQRLDEQWGVNKVPIFLLGHSMGGGIVTAFHTRSPEWIQQHGANSPSQEAKEMVAGVIASAPWLTLTKPPPWFVVWGATKVLSLIPEMHWSVDLLGKNISRDPVVASNFENDPLSDKKVYLKAIQGPLQGGIDIVDNAYAHWPESKPLLVLHGTADLVTSYKGSQKLVERVKANDKTLKLFDGFYHDLLNEPGQDKVIVGEYVLNWLDSHL